Proteins from a single region of Methanoculleus horonobensis:
- a CDS encoding peroxiredoxin, which translates to MEPEELLQMPVIGEKAPEFDVLTTHGRLKLSDLKGKWVILFSHPADFTPVCTTEFMAFAAIADELKELNVQLVGLSIDSVHSHLAWVRNIKEKMGVEIPFPIIADLDMKVAKRYGMLHPGQSTTSTIRTVFFIDDKGVMRAMLYYPMSNGRSMPEILRLTKALQTSDKHGVATPANWEPGEKVIVPAPKTPEEIEKRMQEGYECKDWYLCFKNL; encoded by the coding sequence ATGGAACCCGAAGAACTGCTTCAGATGCCGGTTATCGGCGAGAAAGCGCCGGAATTCGACGTGCTGACAACCCACGGACGCCTGAAACTCTCGGATCTCAAGGGGAAGTGGGTCATCCTCTTCTCCCACCCGGCCGACTTCACGCCGGTCTGCACCACGGAGTTCATGGCCTTCGCCGCGATCGCCGACGAACTCAAGGAACTGAACGTCCAGCTCGTCGGCCTCTCGATCGACAGCGTCCACTCGCACCTTGCGTGGGTCAGGAACATCAAGGAGAAGATGGGCGTCGAGATCCCGTTCCCCATCATCGCCGACCTCGATATGAAGGTCGCCAAACGCTACGGGATGCTCCACCCCGGCCAGAGCACCACCTCCACGATCAGGACGGTCTTCTTCATCGACGACAAGGGCGTCATGCGGGCCATGCTCTACTACCCGATGTCCAACGGCCGATCGATGCCCGAGATTCTCCGGCTCACGAAGGCCCTCCAGACATCCGACAAGCACGGCGTCGCGACGCCGGCGAACTGGGAGCCCGGTGAGAAGGTCATCGTCCCGGCGCCGAAGACCCCCGAAGAGATCGAGAAGCGGATGCAGGAAGGCTACGAGTGCAAAGACTGGTACCTCTGCTTCAAGAACCTCTAA
- a CDS encoding BCCT family transporter, whose protein sequence is MLREYLRREAVFLLSAGVILFFIGFGIARPDLLDSVSSAVHAAILDNFSWLYLISVFFFLAFALTVALSRYGTIKLGYDAERPQYSFFGWIAMLFAAGMGIGLLFWGVSEPLVHFLQPPPFIDAASPDAASFAMRYAFFHWGIHPWAIYTIVSLSIAYFSFRRGMPALISSCFYPVLGERIYGAAGKTVDVLAVFATVFGTATSLGFGALQIHSGLTHLYGLSSAISVTIGIILIATALFMASAILGVEKGVQVLSKFNIVLATVLLFAVLALGSPPYVLNVFASTLGGYINNIIDLSLQSYPFAGFEWSRDWTVFYWAWWISWSPFVGLFIARISRGRTIREFVLTVLTVPTLFTFVWFTIFGGSALHLELEEGAGIAAVAGEDVSLALFAFLEHYPFAGILSLAAILLLIVFFITSADSATVVLGSLTSGGGLVVPNYKKVVWGLSLSAVAIVLLLTGGLDALQVMAITAAFPFMLVMIGLCYTLAIGLSQEKVQ, encoded by the coding sequence ATGCTTCGTGAGTACCTCAGGAGGGAGGCGGTCTTCCTCCTCTCCGCCGGGGTAATCCTCTTCTTCATCGGGTTCGGGATCGCGCGGCCCGACCTCCTTGATTCGGTCTCATCCGCGGTCCACGCCGCGATCCTCGACAACTTCAGCTGGCTCTACCTTATATCGGTCTTCTTCTTCCTCGCTTTCGCGCTCACAGTCGCGCTCTCGCGATACGGAACGATCAAACTCGGCTATGACGCAGAACGCCCGCAGTACAGCTTCTTCGGCTGGATCGCGATGCTCTTTGCCGCCGGGATGGGGATCGGGCTCCTCTTCTGGGGGGTCTCCGAACCGCTCGTCCACTTCCTCCAGCCGCCCCCCTTCATCGACGCCGCATCCCCCGACGCCGCCTCGTTCGCCATGCGCTACGCGTTCTTCCACTGGGGGATCCACCCGTGGGCAATCTACACCATCGTCAGCCTTTCTATTGCGTATTTCTCGTTCCGGCGCGGGATGCCGGCCCTGATCAGCTCCTGCTTCTACCCTGTCCTCGGCGAGCGGATCTACGGCGCCGCCGGGAAGACGGTGGACGTGCTCGCGGTCTTCGCGACGGTCTTCGGGACCGCGACGTCGCTCGGGTTCGGCGCCCTCCAGATCCACAGCGGGCTCACCCACCTCTACGGGCTCTCGTCCGCGATCTCCGTCACCATCGGGATCATCCTCATCGCGACGGCGCTCTTTATGGCGTCCGCGATCCTCGGGGTGGAGAAAGGCGTCCAGGTCCTCTCGAAGTTCAACATCGTCCTCGCGACGGTGCTCCTCTTCGCCGTCCTTGCCCTCGGATCGCCGCCTTATGTCCTCAACGTCTTCGCCTCCACCCTCGGCGGCTACATCAACAACATCATCGACCTGAGCCTCCAGTCCTACCCGTTCGCAGGGTTCGAGTGGAGCAGGGACTGGACGGTCTTTTACTGGGCATGGTGGATCTCGTGGTCGCCGTTCGTGGGGCTCTTCATCGCCCGGATATCCCGGGGACGGACGATCCGGGAGTTCGTCCTGACCGTCCTCACGGTTCCTACCCTCTTCACCTTCGTCTGGTTCACGATCTTCGGGGGATCGGCGCTGCACCTCGAACTCGAAGAGGGAGCGGGCATCGCCGCCGTCGCGGGAGAGGACGTCTCACTCGCCCTCTTCGCGTTCCTCGAGCACTACCCGTTCGCAGGAATCCTCTCGCTCGCCGCGATACTTCTCCTGATCGTCTTCTTCATCACCTCGGCGGACTCCGCGACGGTCGTCCTCGGCTCGCTCACATCGGGCGGGGGCCTGGTCGTCCCGAACTACAAGAAGGTCGTCTGGGGACTCTCCCTCTCCGCCGTCGCGATCGTCCTCCTCCTCACCGGGGGGCTTGACGCCCTCCAGGTGATGGCGATCACCGCGGCGTTCCCGTTCATGCTCGTGATGATCGGCCTCTGCTACACGCTCGCGATCGGGCTGTCGCAGGAGAAGGTGCAGTGA
- a CDS encoding flavodoxin family protein: MTIDVLAFAASPRRHGNSETLLDWVLAAMEAEGAAVEKIVVAEADIRPCRGCNICETLNRCVQHDYMDYVHDRIIAADCIILASPIYCMGLAAQAKALVDRAQVFRSRKYVLHLPVVPPERKGKRMGIFLSTAGQNWDNVFDAAIPSVKCLFHVVDIKNNDIRYLMVNGVDEKGAIERHPTAKADAESLAREAVAHLREVGAG, encoded by the coding sequence ATGACCATAGACGTCCTCGCGTTTGCGGCCTCGCCCCGCCGTCACGGCAACTCCGAGACCCTCCTCGACTGGGTGCTCGCGGCGATGGAGGCCGAAGGGGCCGCGGTCGAGAAGATCGTCGTCGCCGAGGCCGACATCCGGCCCTGCCGCGGGTGCAACATCTGCGAGACGCTCAACCGGTGCGTCCAGCACGACTACATGGACTACGTCCACGACCGGATCATCGCGGCCGACTGCATCATCCTCGCGTCCCCCATCTACTGCATGGGGCTTGCCGCGCAGGCGAAGGCGCTGGTCGACCGGGCGCAGGTCTTCCGCTCCCGGAAGTACGTCCTCCACCTCCCGGTCGTCCCGCCGGAGCGGAAAGGAAAACGTATGGGCATCTTCCTCTCGACCGCCGGGCAGAACTGGGACAACGTCTTCGATGCGGCAATCCCGTCGGTGAAGTGCCTCTTTCACGTCGTCGATATCAAAAACAACGACATCAGGTACCTGATGGTGAACGGCGTCGACGAGAAGGGCGCGATTGAGCGCCATCCGACCGCGAAGGCCGACGCGGAGAGCCTGGCACGGGAAGCCGTCGCGCACCTGCGGGAGGTCGGGGCGGGATGA
- a CDS encoding universal stress protein, which produces MFEKTLIPVAYGERPEELRKAGTILKSLGASSVCLYHVNEPGSFFRGADLSWLTLLAEALEETGLVVEVKTGEGHIASAIAETALLEGVDGIYMKAKRRWHIETMLLGSVSRDLLRLADVPVFVHKVRPRLPDDGAEPGHSDLAVLYATDLDETSARPLPYVMEFRGAWCHVLHVRGRMADPLAERVRREAVDEQLNAVAEELRPYFERVTAEQRIGDPAAQVLHVSDRIEADVVVLGRKSPAFLSAPMGYTAERIVTGSSASIFLVPQQGSRNAS; this is translated from the coding sequence ATGTTTGAGAAGACGTTGATTCCGGTTGCCTACGGAGAGAGGCCCGAAGAACTGAGGAAGGCCGGAACGATCCTCAAGAGCCTCGGGGCGAGCTCGGTCTGCCTCTACCATGTGAACGAACCCGGATCGTTCTTCCGGGGAGCCGACCTCTCGTGGCTCACGCTTCTCGCGGAGGCGCTCGAAGAGACGGGGCTCGTCGTGGAGGTGAAGACCGGGGAAGGCCACATCGCCTCGGCAATCGCGGAGACGGCGCTCCTCGAGGGTGTCGACGGCATCTACATGAAGGCGAAGCGGCGGTGGCACATCGAGACGATGCTCCTCGGGAGCGTCTCGCGGGATCTCCTCCGGCTTGCCGACGTTCCCGTATTCGTCCACAAAGTCCGGCCCCGCCTGCCCGACGACGGGGCGGAGCCCGGCCATAGCGACCTTGCCGTCCTCTACGCGACCGACCTCGACGAGACGTCCGCCCGCCCGCTCCCCTACGTGATGGAGTTCCGGGGAGCCTGGTGCCACGTCCTCCACGTCAGGGGGAGGATGGCCGATCCGCTGGCGGAGCGGGTGCGGCGTGAGGCCGTTGATGAGCAACTGAACGCGGTGGCGGAAGAACTCCGCCCGTACTTCGAGCGCGTCACCGCCGAGCAGCGGATCGGGGACCCCGCCGCGCAGGTGCTCCACGTCTCCGACCGGATCGAGGCCGACGTCGTCGTCCTCGGGAGAAAGAGCCCGGCGTTTCTCTCCGCCCCGATGGGGTACACGGCGGAGCGGATCGTGACCGGGTCGAGCGCATCGATCTTCCTCGTGCCGCAACAGGGGAGCCGCAATGCTTCGTGA
- a CDS encoding flavodoxin family protein, with protein sequence MIIKVLGISGSPRRHGNTETLLDAVLEGARKAGAEVEKIVLRSLEYASCRGCNACHKTGVCVIKDDLTEVFTKIGDADVQVLASPIYSMGITAETKGLIDRAQYLWARKFILKNLYYAPDHVLRHKGIFVSTAGLGWENVFDAAFPAITAFFNTTGFEYWDNVIANDLDRYGGIAGHPTALTEAREKGRDVVNLLAGLQDPANAEA encoded by the coding sequence ATGATCATAAAAGTCCTCGGCATCTCCGGGAGCCCCCGGCGGCACGGGAACACCGAGACGCTGCTCGACGCCGTGCTCGAGGGCGCCCGCAAGGCGGGGGCAGAGGTCGAGAAGATCGTTCTGCGGTCGCTCGAGTACGCCTCGTGCCGGGGGTGCAACGCCTGCCATAAGACGGGAGTCTGCGTCATCAAAGACGATCTCACGGAGGTCTTTACAAAGATCGGCGATGCCGATGTCCAGGTCCTCGCCTCACCCATCTACTCGATGGGGATCACGGCGGAGACGAAGGGGCTGATCGACCGCGCGCAGTACCTCTGGGCGCGCAAGTTCATCCTGAAGAACCTCTACTACGCACCCGACCACGTTCTTCGCCACAAAGGGATATTCGTCTCGACCGCGGGGCTCGGGTGGGAGAACGTCTTCGACGCGGCGTTCCCGGCGATCACCGCCTTCTTCAACACCACCGGGTTCGAGTACTGGGACAACGTCATTGCAAACGATCTCGATCGCTACGGGGGGATCGCAGGGCATCCGACAGCCCTCACGGAGGCACGGGAGAAAGGGCGTGACGTGGTCAACCTTCTTGCCGGCCTGCAAGACCCGGCGAACGCAGAGGCCTGA
- a CDS encoding desulfoferrodoxin FeS4 iron-binding domain-containing protein — MVNVSAKGQVYHCEICGNVVQVLEAGGGELVCCGEAMVLEE, encoded by the coding sequence ATGGTGAACGTATCGGCAAAAGGGCAGGTCTACCACTGCGAGATCTGCGGAAACGTTGTCCAGGTGCTGGAAGCCGGCGGCGGCGAACTGGTCTGCTGCGGCGAGGCGATGGTGCTCGAGGAGTGA
- a CDS encoding cation diffusion facilitator family transporter: protein MRRIFLIVLALNLFVALAKVVFGLLAGSVSMVADAFHSGFDSLSNVVGIVALHFAAKPPDPEHPYGHGKIETLGTLAIGVMLLLTAGGILYEGYQRLVEAVAPEITAVTVGVMVGTVLINLAVSTYERRKGEEYRSQILVADSQHTKSDVFVSLAVLAGFLAVGLGFPEADPVIAFAIGLLIARMGVGVLYDAARVLTDTMKLPCDPALIEAVVMDTPGVTGYHDFRCRGKPDEILADIHITVDPALPVARAHDISDEVERRLKEAVPGLADVVVHIEPDDSA, encoded by the coding sequence GTGCGCCGGATCTTTCTCATCGTCCTTGCCCTGAACCTCTTCGTCGCACTCGCCAAAGTGGTCTTCGGCCTCCTTGCCGGGTCGGTGAGCATGGTGGCGGACGCGTTCCATTCGGGGTTCGACTCCCTCTCGAACGTCGTCGGCATAGTCGCCCTCCACTTCGCCGCGAAACCTCCCGACCCCGAACACCCCTACGGTCACGGCAAGATCGAGACACTCGGCACCCTGGCGATCGGGGTGATGCTCCTCCTGACCGCCGGCGGGATCCTCTACGAGGGCTATCAGCGGCTCGTCGAAGCCGTCGCCCCCGAGATCACCGCGGTCACCGTCGGGGTCATGGTCGGAACTGTCCTCATCAATCTCGCCGTCTCCACCTACGAACGCCGAAAAGGCGAGGAGTACCGGAGCCAGATCCTGGTCGCCGACTCCCAGCACACAAAAAGCGACGTCTTCGTCTCCTTAGCCGTCCTCGCGGGATTTCTCGCCGTCGGGCTCGGGTTCCCAGAGGCCGACCCGGTCATCGCGTTCGCCATCGGTCTCCTCATCGCGAGGATGGGGGTCGGGGTCCTCTACGACGCCGCCCGGGTTCTCACCGACACGATGAAACTCCCCTGCGACCCGGCGCTCATCGAAGCGGTGGTGATGGATACTCCGGGGGTGACCGGGTACCACGACTTCCGGTGCCGGGGAAAACCGGACGAGATCCTTGCCGACATCCACATCACCGTCGATCCGGCACTCCCGGTCGCCCGGGCGCACGATATCTCCGACGAGGTGGAACGCCGGCTCAAGGAAGCGGTGCCGGGGCTCGCCGATGTCGTCGTCCACATCGAGCCCGACGACTCAGCCTAG
- a CDS encoding PAS domain S-box protein, with the protein MTPAEPPERLHGAQPDYRVLDGMEDAVLVLDEDARIIWANTASRRMLGLHKGEPGQTGSVSDLADRVLAAPGNGTLEFECRFRSPGGGERGYHCSGWRTPSGRGWVLRLRETPEPGDYEAIVEYTGTATILIEENGIITLANAEFERLSGYPRTEIIGIKRPSDFVVSEDERRRLKEYHALRRRDPLAAPKNYSFTFIDCSGNTHIVEATIGLIPGTARSVMSLLDVTERNRADQGLQGSEERLNLALSAVDDGLVDWDVGAGTVYYSTRSFTMLGYEPGAFVPTIPAILALVHPDDRDGVEAALTEMAAGKRDRCEMEFRMRSASGEWVYVLDRLRVVERDARGTPLRIAGTHSNITKRKEAERELLIGKVSLESSFAAIAIADLDGYITHVNPSLLALGGLTDPGEVIGRHLTEFWVEPAKVERVLATFAERGRCTGKLVGRKAGGTEFTAHITATILKDDAGNPICIMATAVDISKETRMAEALRESEERYRTLTEFAPDVIFLVGTEGNILFVNGAGGRLVGADPENLQGKNIGELFPPDLVQGWLPVLRAVAESPGEIFTAEGQIPGEAGEVWFETRLIPMPGSDGTVRGLLGISRDVTERKQTEEQLRFQAQVLSQVEDAVIAADTDGRITYMNPAAERLYDVPSSEALGRPASELFTVEWLRPDDEEAAKSALRSSGTWNGVVSHYKRGGEAIFVDETLSTLHDDFGRVTGTLYSLRDVTRQRQAELELWIKDMAIASALEGISLSDYDGRIIYANRASLAIHGWEEEEIIGQHVSVLWGDPGEMDLIREELVRDGAWSGEVKSRRKDGSTFPMQLSLTVVTDEAGRRICTMGSGIDITERKLAEQELRIRDMAIASSPSAFTVADLDGHLTYVNQAFLTMWGYDSPTEVIGKRVTEFWQNEEEGRNAFEKVVRTGRYTGERIGRRRDNTTFYIVFSASLVRGSDGVPLCITASLTDITSQKRAEAEIQAHNRELSVLNRIIGVSASATDLDEVLEKVLAAVLTLLDLAGGGIYLIEPGRQSARLVCVQGLPEGFPGHPHIPDITARPYATVLVAGETLFPDDYPNLRYPGESDETRHPCASIPITAHGRVIGALNVAAKSGNQFTDADRSLLTAIGREIGTSVERTILIRQLERAEREANLYLDILSHDIRNAENVSGLYTDLLVDMLEGETRAYAQKLQGSIRKSIEILRNVSTIRRIHKESAVLAPVDLDGVIRDEIAIFSGSRIRYGGTNLVVMADALLPEVFTNLIGNSIKFGGPEVEVTIRLEENDGEVVVSVEDTGPGIPDAMKDAIFMRFGQSRSHKSGQGLGLYITRMLVSRYGGRVRVDDRVPGRPECGAAFRFTLKKA; encoded by the coding sequence GTGACCCCCGCCGAGCCTCCGGAGCGCCTGCACGGCGCGCAGCCTGACTACCGGGTACTGGACGGTATGGAAGACGCTGTCCTGGTGCTCGATGAGGATGCCCGCATAATCTGGGCGAACACGGCCTCCCGCCGGATGCTCGGCCTGCACAAGGGCGAACCCGGACAGACGGGGTCGGTGAGCGATCTCGCCGATAGAGTGCTTGCGGCACCCGGAAACGGGACTCTGGAGTTCGAGTGCCGGTTCAGGAGTCCGGGCGGAGGAGAACGGGGATACCACTGCTCGGGGTGGAGAACGCCGTCCGGGAGAGGCTGGGTGCTCCGGCTCCGGGAAACCCCGGAACCCGGGGATTACGAAGCGATCGTCGAGTATACCGGGACGGCGACGATCCTCATCGAGGAGAACGGCATCATAACGCTCGCGAACGCGGAGTTCGAGCGGCTCTCCGGATACCCGCGCACCGAGATCATCGGGATAAAGCGGCCGAGCGATTTTGTCGTATCCGAAGACGAACGCCGGCGGCTGAAGGAGTACCACGCCCTCCGGCGAAGAGACCCTCTGGCCGCGCCGAAGAACTACTCCTTCACGTTTATTGACTGTTCCGGCAACACGCATATCGTCGAGGCCACCATCGGCCTGATCCCGGGAACCGCCCGCTCGGTGATGTCGCTCCTCGATGTGACCGAGCGGAACCGGGCGGATCAGGGGCTCCAGGGGAGCGAAGAACGGCTGAACCTGGCACTCTCGGCGGTAGACGACGGACTGGTCGACTGGGATGTCGGCGCCGGCACGGTCTACTACAGCACCCGGAGTTTCACGATGCTCGGCTACGAACCAGGAGCGTTCGTGCCCACGATCCCCGCCATCCTCGCACTCGTCCACCCGGACGACCGCGACGGTGTCGAGGCGGCCCTCACCGAAATGGCCGCCGGAAAGCGCGACCGTTGCGAGATGGAGTTCCGGATGAGGTCCGCATCGGGAGAGTGGGTCTACGTGCTCGACCGGCTCCGGGTGGTCGAACGCGATGCCCGCGGGACGCCGCTCCGGATCGCAGGGACGCATTCCAATATCACGAAGAGGAAGGAGGCGGAGCGAGAACTCCTGATCGGGAAGGTCTCACTTGAGTCGTCGTTTGCCGCGATCGCCATCGCCGACCTCGACGGCTACATCACGCACGTCAACCCATCACTGCTCGCACTGGGCGGGCTGACCGACCCCGGGGAGGTTATCGGCCGGCACCTCACGGAGTTCTGGGTGGAACCGGCCAAGGTCGAGAGGGTTCTTGCGACGTTTGCGGAGCGCGGCAGGTGTACCGGGAAACTCGTCGGAAGAAAGGCCGGCGGGACGGAATTTACCGCTCACATAACCGCAACCATCCTCAAGGACGATGCCGGAAACCCGATCTGCATCATGGCCACCGCCGTCGATATCAGCAAGGAGACACGCATGGCAGAGGCGCTCCGGGAGAGCGAGGAGCGCTACCGGACGCTTACGGAGTTCGCACCGGACGTCATCTTCCTCGTAGGCACGGAAGGGAATATCCTCTTCGTGAACGGTGCCGGCGGTCGCCTGGTCGGCGCAGACCCGGAGAACCTGCAGGGAAAGAACATCGGGGAACTGTTTCCGCCCGATCTCGTTCAAGGGTGGCTTCCGGTGCTCCGGGCCGTAGCGGAGTCTCCGGGGGAGATCTTCACCGCGGAGGGGCAGATCCCCGGTGAGGCCGGGGAGGTGTGGTTCGAGACGCGCCTCATCCCGATGCCGGGAAGCGACGGCACCGTCCGGGGCCTGCTCGGGATCAGCCGCGACGTCACCGAACGGAAACAGACGGAAGAGCAGCTCAGGTTCCAGGCGCAGGTGCTCTCGCAGGTGGAGGATGCCGTGATCGCGGCCGACACGGATGGACGGATCACCTACATGAACCCGGCAGCGGAGCGGCTTTACGACGTTCCCTCCAGCGAGGCGCTCGGCCGGCCGGCCTCGGAACTCTTCACCGTCGAGTGGCTCCGGCCGGACGACGAAGAGGCGGCGAAGAGCGCTCTCCGGTCGTCAGGGACCTGGAACGGCGTCGTCAGCCACTACAAGAGGGGCGGCGAGGCCATATTCGTCGACGAGACGCTCAGCACCTTACACGACGATTTCGGGCGGGTTACCGGGACGCTCTACTCCCTCCGCGACGTGACCCGGCAGCGGCAGGCCGAACTCGAACTCTGGATCAAGGATATGGCGATAGCGTCGGCGCTCGAGGGCATCTCTCTCTCCGACTACGACGGAAGGATCATCTACGCCAACCGCGCCTCCCTTGCCATACACGGGTGGGAGGAGGAGGAGATCATCGGGCAGCACGTCTCGGTGCTCTGGGGGGATCCGGGGGAGATGGACCTGATCAGGGAGGAACTCGTCCGGGACGGCGCCTGGTCGGGCGAGGTGAAATCACGACGAAAAGACGGCTCGACCTTCCCCATGCAGCTCTCCCTCACCGTCGTCACCGATGAAGCGGGCAGACGGATCTGCACGATGGGTTCGGGGATCGACATCACCGAACGCAAGCTGGCCGAGCAGGAACTCCGGATCCGGGATATGGCGATAGCGTCGTCGCCGAGCGCGTTCACCGTCGCCGACCTCGACGGCCACCTGACCTACGTCAACCAGGCGTTTCTCACCATGTGGGGCTACGACTCCCCGACCGAGGTGATCGGGAAACGGGTCACGGAGTTCTGGCAGAACGAGGAGGAGGGCCGGAATGCGTTTGAGAAAGTCGTCCGCACCGGCAGGTACACGGGCGAGCGGATCGGAAGAAGGCGGGACAACACGACGTTTTATATCGTCTTCTCCGCGAGCCTGGTCAGGGGCAGCGACGGAGTCCCCCTCTGCATCACGGCTTCGCTCACCGACATAACCAGCCAGAAACGGGCCGAGGCCGAGATCCAGGCCCATAACCGCGAGCTCTCGGTCTTAAACCGGATCATCGGGGTATCGGCGTCCGCAACGGATCTCGATGAGGTGCTGGAGAAGGTGCTCGCGGCGGTGCTCACCCTCCTCGATCTCGCCGGCGGCGGCATTTACCTGATCGAGCCGGGGAGGCAGAGTGCGCGGCTCGTCTGCGTGCAGGGCCTCCCGGAGGGGTTCCCCGGACACCCGCACATCCCGGATATCACCGCCAGGCCCTACGCAACGGTGCTGGTTGCAGGAGAGACTCTCTTCCCCGACGACTACCCGAACCTCCGCTACCCGGGAGAGAGCGACGAGACACGGCATCCCTGCGCAAGCATCCCGATCACGGCGCACGGGAGAGTGATCGGCGCCCTGAACGTGGCTGCAAAGAGCGGCAACCAGTTCACCGACGCCGACCGGTCTCTTCTTACGGCCATCGGGAGAGAGATCGGCACCTCCGTCGAGCGCACCATACTGATCCGGCAGCTTGAGAGGGCCGAACGGGAGGCAAACCTCTACCTCGACATCCTCAGCCACGACATCAGGAACGCCGAGAACGTCTCGGGCCTCTACACCGATCTCCTCGTCGATATGCTCGAAGGGGAGACAAGAGCCTACGCACAGAAACTCCAGGGCAGTATCCGCAAAAGCATCGAGATCCTGCGGAACGTCTCGACGATCCGCCGTATCCACAAGGAATCGGCCGTGCTCGCCCCGGTCGACCTCGACGGGGTTATCCGGGACGAGATCGCGATCTTCTCCGGGAGCCGGATCCGTTACGGCGGCACGAATCTTGTGGTCATGGCCGACGCGCTCCTTCCCGAGGTCTTCACGAACCTCATCGGGAACAGCATCAAGTTCGGGGGGCCGGAGGTCGAGGTCACCATCCGGTTGGAGGAGAACGACGGCGAGGTCGTGGTCTCTGTCGAGGATACCGGGCCGGGGATTCCTGATGCGATGAAAGATGCCATATTCATGCGGTTCGGGCAGAGCCGGAGCCACAAAAGCGGCCAGGGCCTTGGGCTCTATATCACCCGGATGCTTGTATCGCGCTACGGCGGCCGTGTCCGGGTCGACGACCGGGTACCGGGCCGTCCGGAGTGCGGCGCGGCGTTCCGGTTCACCCTGAAGAAGGCCTGA
- a CDS encoding zinc ribbon-containing protein — protein MAEPETNKTAKAGEKPGPGRFICIDCGREVRIDSSDEDLVKCPTCACEMYNCLPMTHIRPDIKTPEDVLNPPERKKPENR, from the coding sequence ATGGCCGAACCAGAGACCAACAAGACAGCGAAAGCCGGTGAGAAGCCGGGCCCGGGCCGGTTCATCTGCATCGACTGTGGACGGGAGGTCCGGATCGACAGCAGCGATGAAGATCTCGTCAAATGCCCGACCTGCGCCTGCGAGATGTACAACTGCCTCCCGATGACGCACATCAGGCCGGACATCAAGACGCCCGAAGACGTCCTGAATCCTCCCGAGAGAAAGAAACCGGAGAACCGTTGA
- a CDS encoding carboxymuconolactone decarboxylase family protein, whose protein sequence is MEEKRLEEKIGKIPVIFKELKETDPDLYASVMGLDQMIWADGALSKQTKKVIAIAIAAALRDGHAVRAQMAGAGSIGVSKEEIEEGLRVAFLLAGMPAYVHGKTALEEYLGNRPRK, encoded by the coding sequence ATGGAAGAGAAGAGACTCGAAGAGAAGATCGGCAAAATTCCCGTAATCTTCAAGGAACTCAAAGAGACCGACCCCGACCTCTACGCGAGCGTGATGGGGCTCGACCAGATGATCTGGGCCGACGGCGCTCTCTCGAAGCAGACGAAGAAGGTCATCGCGATCGCGATTGCGGCCGCGCTCCGGGACGGGCACGCCGTCCGGGCGCAGATGGCCGGTGCCGGGAGCATCGGCGTATCGAAGGAGGAGATCGAGGAAGGGCTCAGGGTCGCGTTCCTGCTCGCGGGGATGCCGGCCTACGTCCACGGCAAGACCGCCCTCGAGGAGTACCTGGGCAACCGCCCGAGGAAGTGA
- a CDS encoding flavodoxin family protein, with the protein MQKKVVALLGSPVLDGNTARLLDEAIRGAEEAGCEVEKFEVAHMDVLPCMEFFQCMESDTCLIQDEMEEIFKKFRELDGLIIATPVMTMGIPGRLKSFMDRFQVFYMAKYHRGRSFITPERRKKRKMLFISIAGMNIPNVFLGVKMTARAFGEIIDCPYWDEVLQNDMDTIRDIRTRPEVVEAAHKKGYELGQLLG; encoded by the coding sequence ATGCAAAAGAAGGTTGTCGCGCTGCTCGGGAGCCCCGTTCTCGATGGGAACACCGCCCGTCTCCTCGACGAGGCTATCAGGGGTGCAGAGGAGGCCGGGTGCGAGGTCGAGAAGTTCGAGGTCGCACACATGGACGTTCTGCCCTGCATGGAGTTCTTCCAGTGCATGGAAAGCGATACCTGTCTTATCCAGGACGAGATGGAGGAGATCTTTAAGAAGTTCCGGGAACTGGACGGCCTGATCATCGCCACCCCGGTGATGACGATGGGCATCCCCGGACGGCTCAAATCGTTCATGGACAGGTTCCAGGTCTTTTACATGGCAAAATACCACCGGGGGCGCTCGTTCATCACTCCCGAGAGGCGGAAGAAGCGAAAGATGCTCTTCATCTCGATCGCCGGGATGAACATCCCGAACGTATTTCTCGGCGTGAAGATGACCGCCCGGGCGTTCGGGGAGATCATCGACTGCCCTTACTGGGACGAGGTGCTCCAAAATGACATGGACACGATCCGGGACATCCGGACGCGGCCGGAGGTGGTGGAGGCGGCCCACAAGAAGGGCTACGAACTCGGGCAGCTTCTAGGCTGA